In a single window of the Olivibacter sp. SDN3 genome:
- a CDS encoding outer membrane beta-barrel family protein, protein MKKLFLILTFLNGCFLLSFGQDDYTVKGSVVDTSANIKLHNTSVSILTAQDSMLYKYTRADNNGNFLFDGLEKGDYILLVTYPKYADYVEQFSLDSVKEINFGSMNMILKSQLLEEVIITGRQAITIKGDTTEYDAASFTLQPNAKVEDLLKQLPGIQVDQDGKITAQGQTVNKVLVDGEEFFGDDPTLVTKNLRGDMVDKVQLYDKQNDQAAFTGVDDGEKEKTINIQLKEDSKKGYFGKVDAGAGTNDFYQGQAMFNKFKGKEKFSAYGTLGNTGKVGLGWQDADRYANSGGMEMNEDGDMMFYSSGGDDFESFNGQYNGQGIPSAYNGGLHYDNKWDEDKHGINANYKLGSLGVEGTRNSIAQHNLPSGTQNRRSDQYFDNHIFRQKLDVRYDWKIDSTTNLRITIDGTLRNSSTDDEFSSTTTNGNDMLLNESVRKLTNEGNDRIFNANVLLTKRLKKPGRTISLNLRQSINESKTEGFLNAENSFYDGVGGLDSIQQVNQYKDNDIVNNAFQSNLTYSEPIFKDFKVVFNYGLSVNNGSANRQSFNQSATGEYNLLDSLFSNNYQLNQLSNQVGAVFNYKKNKNNLTFGTKISDVRFKQLDLYNNETFTRNFMNLNPQVTYQYRFSQQKTLRFNYFGNNTQPSIDQIQPIRINNDPLNIFEGNPDLRPSFTNRFNLNYYSYKVLTDQYISFYGGYSFTTNPIVNNTFTDATGKTVYRSANLRDRNTMNFNGGIYGGQKIKKWDLRVGGDLSTNGNVFYNLTNDSLNMTKSYSYSARISISQYKQKKYDFGISGGPTYNTSVASLQPELNNNGWGFNGDASFNIYLPGKIQLGADGNYMFTQATQSFDEHFERLIVNARVTKRFLKEENLMFTVSANDLLNQNVGFNRSAFNNSITQDSYTTIRRFFMFSVIWEFNKMGGAGTQ, encoded by the coding sequence ATGAAGAAACTATTCCTAATCCTGACTTTTTTAAATGGCTGCTTTTTACTTTCGTTTGGTCAGGATGACTACACCGTTAAGGGTTCTGTTGTAGATACTTCGGCTAATATTAAGTTGCATAATACTTCAGTTAGTATCTTAACAGCACAAGACTCTATGCTGTATAAATATACCAGAGCGGATAATAACGGGAATTTTTTATTCGATGGGCTTGAGAAAGGTGATTATATTCTACTAGTCACTTATCCAAAATATGCTGATTATGTAGAGCAATTCTCGCTAGACTCTGTAAAAGAAATCAACTTTGGGTCGATGAATATGATTCTTAAATCTCAACTATTAGAAGAAGTTATCATTACCGGTAGGCAAGCAATAACGATTAAGGGAGATACCACAGAGTACGACGCGGCTAGTTTTACGTTGCAGCCAAATGCTAAAGTAGAAGACCTATTGAAGCAGTTGCCCGGTATTCAGGTGGATCAAGATGGGAAAATTACCGCGCAGGGGCAAACTGTAAATAAAGTGTTGGTGGATGGCGAAGAATTTTTTGGTGATGATCCTACTTTGGTAACTAAAAACCTACGCGGCGATATGGTGGATAAAGTGCAGCTGTATGATAAACAGAATGACCAAGCCGCGTTTACCGGTGTAGATGATGGTGAGAAGGAGAAAACCATCAATATTCAGCTAAAAGAGGATAGTAAAAAAGGCTATTTCGGAAAAGTTGACGCAGGAGCTGGAACCAACGATTTCTATCAAGGGCAGGCAATGTTCAATAAATTCAAAGGAAAAGAGAAGTTTTCAGCCTACGGTACTTTAGGGAATACGGGCAAGGTGGGTTTAGGTTGGCAAGATGCGGATCGCTACGCCAATTCAGGAGGAATGGAAATGAATGAAGATGGCGATATGATGTTTTATTCGAGCGGGGGGGATGACTTTGAGTCTTTTAACGGGCAGTACAACGGACAGGGTATCCCTTCTGCTTATAATGGTGGTCTGCATTATGATAACAAATGGGATGAGGATAAGCACGGTATCAATGCCAATTATAAATTGGGATCGCTGGGAGTGGAAGGCACTAGAAATTCGATAGCACAACATAATTTGCCCAGTGGGACTCAAAATAGACGATCGGACCAATATTTTGATAATCATATTTTCAGACAAAAATTGGACGTCAGGTATGATTGGAAGATAGATTCCACAACAAACTTAAGAATCACAATAGATGGTACGTTAAGAAATAGCAGCACCGACGATGAATTTTCATCAACTACTACAAATGGTAATGATATGCTGTTGAATGAAAGTGTTCGAAAACTCACAAACGAAGGTAATGACCGGATTTTCAATGCCAACGTTTTACTGACGAAACGCCTAAAGAAACCAGGGCGTACGATCTCACTTAATTTGAGGCAGTCAATCAACGAGAGTAAAACAGAAGGCTTCTTAAACGCCGAAAATAGTTTTTACGACGGGGTGGGCGGCTTAGATAGTATACAGCAGGTCAATCAATATAAAGATAACGATATTGTTAATAATGCTTTCCAATCTAATCTGACCTATTCAGAACCCATCTTCAAAGATTTTAAGGTGGTGTTTAATTATGGGCTCAGCGTAAATAATGGTTCAGCCAACCGACAATCTTTCAACCAATCGGCCACGGGAGAGTATAACTTATTAGACAGCTTGTTTAGCAATAATTATCAGCTAAATCAACTTTCGAATCAAGTTGGAGCGGTTTTTAACTATAAAAAGAATAAGAATAACCTGACATTCGGAACTAAAATAAGTGACGTAAGATTTAAACAACTGGACTTATATAATAACGAGACCTTCACACGGAACTTTATGAACCTGAACCCGCAGGTTACCTATCAATACCGATTTTCTCAGCAGAAGACGCTGCGTTTTAACTATTTCGGAAACAATACGCAGCCAAGTATCGATCAGATTCAGCCAATTAGAATCAACAATGACCCCCTTAATATTTTTGAGGGAAACCCGGATTTAAGACCTTCATTTACCAATAGATTTAACCTGAACTATTATTCTTATAAGGTGTTAACCGATCAATATATCAGTTTCTATGGCGGATACTCCTTCACAACTAATCCAATTGTTAATAATACATTTACCGATGCAACCGGCAAAACTGTTTACCGATCGGCAAATCTGCGCGACAGGAATACAATGAATTTTAATGGTGGTATATACGGTGGACAAAAAATAAAGAAGTGGGATCTGCGTGTTGGTGGAGATTTATCGACCAATGGCAATGTTTTCTATAATCTGACAAATGATAGCCTGAACATGACCAAATCATATAGTTATTCAGCTAGGATATCTATTTCGCAGTACAAACAAAAAAAATATGATTTTGGTATTAGTGGCGGACCTACCTATAATACGAGCGTAGCATCGCTTCAGCCGGAACTGAATAATAATGGGTGGGGGTTTAATGGTGATGCCTCATTTAATATTTACCTTCCGGGAAAAATTCAGTTAGGCGCCGACGGTAACTATATGTTTACGCAAGCGACGCAATCATTTGATGAACACTTTGAACGGCTTATTGTAAACGCCCGTGTAACAAAACGCTTCCTGAAGGAAGAAAACCTGATGTTTACAGTTTCGGCTAACGATTTGTTAAATCAGAACGTTGGCTTCAACAGAAGTGCTTTCAATAATTCTATTACACAGGACAGCTATACAACTATCAGAAGATTTTTTATGTTTTCTGTAATATGGGAATTCAATAAGATGGGTGGAGCAGGTACCCAATAA
- a CDS encoding M1 family metallopeptidase codes for MRTFLILLGFILHASFAIAQEELPVGRAFQLALTKGSRTLGGLPGPNYWQNGTRYDLKVAFNPKNRLLNGQVEIKYRNNSPDTLQQIRFKLYPNLYKAGVASKSKIAKKDLGQGLVFERFKINGKERTLDSLQIDGTNMIVNVPSLLPGKEMTFMVNYHYFLNEGSHIRTGRIDDGSFFIAYFFPRIAVYDDIDGWNKYPYTGEEEFYNDFSDFNVEISVPRHYAVWATGDLKNAGKVFDKAIIERLELAEHQDGVVTIITEQLKAAGRGVKDRAFNTFKFEAKNVVDFAFALSDHYVWKAASVVVDSLSGRRTRVDAVFNSQHRDYYEVIDFALKSVKEMSHSFPKWPFPYSHMTVFDGLDQMEYPMMANDNPTKTRQDAITLTSHEIFHTMFPFYMGTNETKYAWMDEGWATFGEWKLTSKIDHTLVDDYGIQSTATNSGKKNDSPIMTPTFDLTGIATFTNSYPKPALGYLFVEEYLGEELFLKALHHYIHNWNGKHPQPLDFFHSMNEGSGKNLNWFWKRWFYEDGVTDMAITGVDKVDNGYHINVLNKSSKPLPVHLTIYFEDGAIETSKHTIGIWESGNNHATVHFLTGKKIKKVVLGGTYIPDKYQKDNTFILN; via the coding sequence ATGCGAACGTTCCTCATCCTGTTAGGATTTATCCTTCACGCGAGCTTCGCGATTGCGCAAGAGGAATTGCCCGTAGGGCGGGCTTTTCAGTTGGCCTTGACTAAAGGAAGTAGAACGTTAGGTGGTCTGCCCGGCCCTAATTATTGGCAGAACGGGACGAGGTACGACCTGAAAGTGGCCTTTAATCCAAAAAACCGTTTACTAAACGGGCAGGTAGAGATAAAATATAGAAATAACAGCCCAGATACCTTGCAGCAGATTAGGTTTAAGCTCTATCCAAACCTATATAAAGCTGGTGTAGCCAGTAAGTCGAAAATTGCCAAAAAAGATCTTGGGCAGGGACTCGTGTTTGAACGTTTTAAGATAAATGGCAAAGAAAGGACTTTAGACAGTTTGCAGATCGACGGTACGAATATGATCGTTAATGTACCGTCACTGTTACCTGGTAAGGAGATGACTTTCATGGTGAACTATCACTATTTTCTCAACGAAGGATCGCATATACGAACGGGGCGAATAGATGACGGATCGTTCTTTATAGCGTATTTCTTCCCGAGGATAGCGGTATATGATGACATCGACGGGTGGAATAAGTACCCCTACACGGGGGAAGAGGAATTCTATAATGACTTCAGCGATTTTAATGTGGAGATTAGCGTTCCGAGGCATTATGCGGTTTGGGCAACCGGTGATTTAAAGAACGCCGGAAAGGTATTTGACAAGGCTATTATTGAACGGTTAGAACTGGCGGAACATCAAGATGGCGTTGTTACCATCATAACGGAACAACTGAAGGCTGCAGGGCGAGGGGTAAAAGATCGCGCATTTAACACCTTTAAATTTGAAGCAAAGAATGTAGTGGATTTTGCTTTTGCCTTAAGCGATCATTATGTTTGGAAGGCTGCTAGTGTAGTAGTGGATTCCCTATCGGGAAGGAGAACGCGTGTAGATGCCGTATTTAACTCTCAGCACCGAGATTATTATGAAGTCATAGATTTTGCCCTGAAAAGCGTTAAAGAAATGAGCCATAGCTTTCCAAAATGGCCATTTCCGTATAGCCATATGACAGTCTTCGACGGTTTGGATCAAATGGAATATCCGATGATGGCAAACGATAACCCTACCAAAACCAGGCAAGATGCCATTACACTAACGAGCCATGAAATTTTTCACACCATGTTTCCCTTTTATATGGGAACGAATGAAACCAAATATGCCTGGATGGATGAGGGTTGGGCAACATTTGGCGAATGGAAACTTACCTCCAAAATAGATCATACTTTGGTAGATGATTATGGTATACAGTCAACGGCAACCAATTCCGGTAAAAAGAATGATTCGCCCATAATGACCCCAACTTTTGATTTAACAGGTATCGCTACATTTACTAATTCTTATCCCAAGCCAGCGCTGGGGTATCTTTTTGTAGAAGAATATCTTGGGGAAGAGTTGTTTTTGAAAGCGCTTCATCATTATATACATAATTGGAACGGTAAACATCCGCAACCCTTAGATTTTTTTCATAGTATGAACGAAGGTAGCGGAAAAAATCTCAATTGGTTTTGGAAACGGTGGTTTTACGAAGACGGGGTAACTGATATGGCGATTACGGGGGTAGATAAGGTTGATAACGGTTATCATATAAACGTGCTGAATAAAAGCAGTAAACCATTACCAGTTCATTTGACTATATATTTCGAAGACGGTGCTATTGAAACAAGTAAACACACGATAGGTATCTGGGAAAGTGGAAATAATCATGCCACCGTACACTTCTTAACAGGCAAAAAAATCAAAAAGGTAGTGCTGGGAGGAACTTACATACCCGATAAATATCAAAAAGATAATACCTTTATATTAAATTAA
- a CDS encoding M3 family metallopeptidase: MHKLLEPFQTPFSSVPFEEVKQEDFKPAILQGIVNAKNEIEGLVNNVDTPTFENTMVTLERVGKPLHVVAEMFFNLNSAETTDYLQNLAQELSPLLAEYGNDITLNEALFEKVKYVVDHTDKSELSDEEVRLLEKTYKSFTRNGALLAAEEKEKLRGIDKELASLKARFSQNVLQETNTYHLQITNEEDLAGIPASIKINAAEEAKRRNLEGWVFTLQFPSFMPFMKYAAKRELRKQLQLAVGQRGFKDNEYNNEPIVRRIVQLRAERANLLGFKNHAAFVLQERMASSPDEVLSFLNELKAKAFPFAIKEIEQLKSRAKADGVEVMMPYDHAYYAEKLKEAKYNFSEEALRPYFPLAQVTQAAFEAANKLYGLTFVERRDIQKYHPEVIVYEVLEDNKHKALLYADWHPREGKRAGAWMTSYRGQWKENGLDNRPHISIVCNFSRPTGEVPSLLTFNEVTTLFHEFGHALHGIMADTVFESLSGTSVYWDFVELPSQFMENYCYEKEFLQTFAKHYQTGEILPDGEIDKIVASANFMEGYQTIRQLSFGLLDMAFHTGLLKTDQSIEAFEKETLKDTQLYPPLEDTAQSPSFSHIFPGGYSSGYYSYKWAEVLDADAFAYFKETGIFNKDTAQKFKTLLSKGGTEDPMALYVDFRGRKPDVQALLNRAGLSS, encoded by the coding sequence ATGCATAAACTTTTAGAACCATTTCAAACACCATTTTCAAGCGTACCTTTTGAAGAGGTGAAACAGGAAGATTTTAAACCCGCCATTTTACAGGGAATAGTCAATGCAAAGAACGAGATTGAAGGCTTAGTGAACAATGTAGATACACCTACCTTTGAAAATACCATGGTAACGTTGGAGCGTGTGGGTAAACCCCTACATGTCGTGGCCGAGATGTTCTTTAATTTGAATAGTGCAGAAACAACAGATTATTTGCAGAACTTGGCGCAGGAGCTTTCCCCGCTATTGGCTGAATATGGGAATGATATAACCCTGAATGAAGCGCTCTTTGAGAAGGTGAAATATGTGGTTGATCATACCGATAAAAGCGAACTTTCTGACGAAGAGGTGCGTCTGTTAGAGAAAACTTATAAAAGTTTTACCAGAAACGGTGCGCTTTTAGCTGCGGAAGAAAAGGAAAAACTTCGGGGGATAGATAAGGAATTGGCATCCCTAAAAGCGAGGTTTTCGCAAAATGTGCTGCAAGAAACCAATACCTATCATTTGCAGATTACAAACGAAGAGGATTTGGCCGGTATACCGGCCTCTATAAAAATAAATGCTGCTGAAGAAGCCAAACGGAGGAACTTGGAGGGTTGGGTGTTTACCTTACAATTTCCGAGTTTTATGCCTTTTATGAAGTATGCAGCAAAACGAGAACTTAGAAAACAGTTACAATTGGCTGTCGGTCAACGAGGCTTTAAAGACAACGAATATAACAACGAGCCGATCGTACGGCGGATAGTGCAACTTCGGGCAGAGAGAGCTAATTTACTGGGCTTTAAGAACCATGCTGCCTTTGTTTTGCAGGAACGTATGGCTTCTTCTCCCGATGAAGTCTTATCTTTTTTAAATGAACTGAAAGCAAAAGCATTTCCTTTTGCGATAAAGGAGATTGAACAATTGAAATCTCGGGCTAAGGCAGATGGCGTCGAGGTGATGATGCCTTACGACCATGCCTATTATGCTGAAAAATTGAAGGAGGCTAAATACAACTTTTCTGAGGAAGCTTTACGGCCTTATTTCCCGTTGGCGCAAGTTACCCAGGCAGCTTTTGAAGCCGCAAATAAGTTGTATGGACTCACTTTTGTGGAACGACGTGATATTCAAAAATATCATCCGGAGGTAATCGTATACGAAGTACTCGAGGATAATAAACATAAGGCCTTACTCTATGCCGACTGGCATCCAAGGGAAGGAAAAAGAGCCGGAGCTTGGATGACTTCCTATCGGGGGCAATGGAAGGAAAATGGTTTAGATAACCGCCCGCACATCTCCATCGTGTGTAATTTCTCACGCCCAACGGGCGAAGTGCCATCGTTACTTACCTTTAACGAAGTGACAACACTTTTTCATGAATTTGGACATGCCCTGCATGGTATCATGGCCGATACGGTATTCGAAAGTTTGTCCGGCACCAGTGTATACTGGGATTTCGTCGAATTACCGTCGCAGTTTATGGAAAACTATTGTTATGAAAAGGAGTTCTTACAGACCTTTGCTAAACACTATCAAACAGGCGAAATATTGCCCGATGGAGAAATCGATAAAATCGTAGCCTCCGCGAACTTTATGGAAGGTTACCAAACAATCCGACAATTGAGCTTCGGCCTCCTGGATATGGCGTTCCATACCGGTCTGCTAAAAACGGATCAATCGATCGAAGCCTTTGAAAAGGAAACGTTAAAGGATACGCAATTGTATCCTCCGCTGGAAGACACCGCACAGAGCCCTTCTTTCTCACATATCTTCCCCGGTGGTTATTCGTCAGGCTACTATTCTTATAAATGGGCTGAAGTATTGGATGCGGATGCATTTGCCTATTTTAAGGAGACTGGTATCTTCAATAAGGATACCGCGCAGAAGTTTAAAACCTTATTGAGTAAAGGGGGTACGGAAGATCCAATGGCACTATATGTTGACTTCCGTGGACGGAAACCAGACGTGCAGGCTTTACTAAATCGAGCCGGGTTATCTTCTTGA
- a CDS encoding RNA polymerase sigma factor has translation MIMYLMVEERQSKISSSIKAYGKALLSFIRKRVKNDQDAEDVLQDVWYQFSAVVNSEPIDQIGAWLYRVARNRIIDTQRKRKEEPWTAHDSDEDTVLHLSDVLLANPATPETEYLKEMIWNCLYAALEELPPEQKKAFVWHELEGTPFSEIAETTGIPMGTWVLRKRYAVLHLRKRLQHLYKEFVND, from the coding sequence ATGATAATGTATCTGATGGTAGAGGAAAGGCAAAGTAAAATATCCAGCTCCATAAAAGCTTATGGAAAAGCTTTGCTCAGCTTTATCCGTAAACGGGTAAAAAATGATCAGGATGCAGAGGATGTATTACAAGATGTTTGGTATCAGTTCAGCGCGGTAGTTAATTCGGAACCAATTGATCAGATCGGAGCTTGGCTGTATCGTGTTGCCCGTAATCGGATTATTGATACACAGCGTAAAAGGAAAGAGGAACCTTGGACTGCTCATGATAGCGATGAAGATACTGTACTGCATCTGAGTGATGTTTTACTCGCAAATCCGGCGACGCCGGAAACGGAGTATCTCAAAGAGATGATCTGGAATTGTCTGTATGCGGCTCTGGAAGAACTCCCACCGGAACAAAAGAAAGCTTTTGTTTGGCATGAACTCGAAGGAACTCCTTTTTCGGAAATTGCCGAAACTACGGGCATACCGATGGGAACTTGGGTGCTTAGAAAGCGCTATGCTGTACTTCATCTGAGAAAAAGGTTGCAGCATTTATATAAAGAATTTGTTAACGATTGA
- a CDS encoding SMP-30/gluconolactonase/LRE family protein encodes MMFYLKLLAVTGICCFFTCEYLFAQSASVGEKSLIAPQAELKLIDDHFAFTEGPSVDKRGNVYFTDQPNNRIWKYDTYGKLSLFMDNAGRANGMFFDKKGQLIVCADEQNQLWRIKKDRSVDTLVLHYQDTLLNGPNDVWVSPRDFIYFTDPYYQRDYWTREQQNLLVRALYLYTPEGKVIRLDGDFKQPNGIIGSADGKLLYVADIGDNKTYRYSIQQDGSLTDKALFVNQGSDGMTIDEHGNVYLTGDGVTVYDRWGKKINHIPVPAKWTANVCFGGKKRDQLFITASESVYTLKMAVKGVQ; translated from the coding sequence ATGATGTTCTATCTTAAATTACTTGCTGTAACAGGCATATGTTGTTTCTTTACCTGTGAATATTTATTCGCACAATCCGCCTCTGTAGGTGAAAAAAGCCTTATAGCGCCCCAAGCCGAATTGAAGCTTATTGACGATCATTTTGCCTTTACTGAAGGACCGAGCGTGGATAAAAGGGGCAATGTCTATTTTACCGATCAACCGAATAACCGCATTTGGAAGTACGATACGTATGGTAAGTTGTCTTTATTTATGGATAATGCTGGCCGGGCAAACGGCATGTTTTTCGATAAAAAAGGCCAGCTCATTGTATGTGCAGATGAGCAAAACCAATTGTGGCGTATTAAAAAAGACAGATCTGTTGATACCTTGGTACTGCATTATCAGGATACTTTATTGAATGGACCCAATGACGTATGGGTGTCACCGAGAGATTTTATTTATTTTACCGATCCGTATTACCAACGCGATTATTGGACTCGTGAGCAACAGAATTTGCTAGTACGGGCGCTTTACTTATATACGCCTGAAGGAAAAGTAATCCGTTTGGACGGTGATTTTAAACAACCAAATGGCATCATTGGATCGGCAGACGGTAAACTACTGTATGTAGCCGATATTGGCGATAATAAAACGTATCGGTATTCCATTCAGCAAGATGGGAGCCTAACGGACAAAGCCCTTTTTGTAAATCAGGGTTCAGATGGTATGACCATCGACGAGCATGGAAATGTCTATCTGACGGGAGATGGTGTTACGGTATATGACAGGTGGGGAAAAAAGATAAACCATATACCGGTCCCGGCGAAATGGACCGCTAATGTTTGTTTCGGTGGAAAAAAAAGAGACCAGTTATTTATCACGGCAAGTGAAAGCGTTTATACGTTGAAAATGGCAGTAAAGGGCGTACAGTAG
- a CDS encoding ABC transporter ATP-binding protein, with translation MNIFWKYFKEQKWWVTIALSLAATAQLLNLVDPIIFGKIIDNYAYNPDNLSQDERLRGVLYWLGIAIGVAVAARVAKAFQEFFTRLAVQKFGMQIFNDGLKQTLRLSFQEFEERHSGETLSILQKVKTDTEKFTNSFVNILFTSVVGIGFLIWYSITKNWLLFPVFVIGILFLGSLTGLLSKRIKTVQRSINRETNKMAGVITESLRNIELVKSLGLTFPEIRRLRVQTQKIYDLEMIKTKRVRMLSFLQGNALNLLKQSILFILLWLIFRDILSTGELITMQFISTAIFGPLQDLGNIILHYREVEASIHNFDQLMRQPIERRPDEPKEIGDLQRISFSNVVFKRKTANTNAIDDISFEAKAGETIAFVGPSGSGKSTLVKLLVGLYRPVSGSIFFNANASNEIRYNVLRRQIGFVTQDTQLFAGTIKDNLLFVKGDASDEEIMNALHMASCDHLLARSEKGVHTILGESGMKLSGGEKQRISIARALLRNPRLLIFDEATSALDSLTEDDITNTIRDVSMNKDRITVLIAHRLSTIMHADVIYVLERGKISEAGSHDELLDQKGLYYAMWRQQVGERRY, from the coding sequence ATGAATATTTTCTGGAAATACTTTAAAGAACAAAAGTGGTGGGTAACTATAGCTTTGTCGCTGGCAGCAACGGCACAGCTGCTGAATTTGGTGGATCCTATTATTTTTGGAAAAATTATTGACAACTATGCTTATAATCCTGATAACCTTTCCCAAGATGAACGGTTACGAGGGGTGCTGTATTGGCTGGGAATAGCGATTGGTGTTGCGGTAGCTGCTAGGGTAGCCAAAGCTTTTCAAGAGTTTTTTACGCGATTGGCAGTGCAAAAATTTGGTATGCAGATTTTTAATGATGGCCTGAAACAAACCTTGCGCCTTTCTTTTCAGGAGTTTGAAGAACGGCACAGTGGAGAAACCTTATCCATTTTGCAAAAAGTTAAAACGGATACGGAGAAATTTACCAACTCATTTGTCAATATTCTGTTTACTTCAGTGGTGGGGATTGGTTTTCTCATCTGGTATTCTATTACGAAGAATTGGCTATTGTTTCCGGTTTTTGTAATAGGTATTCTGTTCTTGGGGTCTTTAACCGGACTGTTAAGCAAACGGATTAAAACAGTACAGCGCTCCATTAATAGGGAAACCAATAAAATGGCCGGTGTGATTACCGAATCTTTACGTAATATAGAACTCGTAAAAAGCTTGGGTCTTACTTTTCCTGAAATCCGTAGGTTGCGTGTCCAGACACAGAAAATTTACGATCTGGAGATGATAAAAACGAAACGGGTGCGTATGCTGTCTTTCCTTCAAGGTAATGCACTTAATTTATTAAAACAGTCTATTTTATTTATTTTACTTTGGTTGATTTTTCGTGATATATTAAGTACTGGAGAGCTAATTACCATGCAATTTATTTCAACGGCTATCTTCGGTCCGCTGCAAGACTTAGGAAATATCATACTTCATTATAGAGAAGTAGAAGCATCCATACATAACTTTGATCAACTGATGCGTCAGCCTATTGAACGCAGACCCGACGAACCAAAAGAAATAGGTGATTTACAGCGTATATCTTTCAGTAATGTGGTTTTTAAGCGTAAAACAGCAAATACAAATGCCATCGATGATATTTCCTTTGAAGCGAAAGCAGGAGAAACGATAGCCTTCGTTGGCCCGTCGGGGTCCGGAAAATCTACTTTAGTGAAATTGCTGGTTGGATTGTATCGACCGGTTTCAGGCTCCATTTTCTTTAATGCAAATGCGTCCAATGAAATAAGATACAACGTACTACGTAGACAGATCGGTTTTGTAACGCAAGACACGCAGTTGTTTGCCGGTACTATTAAGGATAATCTTTTATTCGTAAAAGGAGATGCCTCCGATGAGGAAATAATGAATGCCCTACATATGGCCTCGTGTGATCATTTACTGGCACGGTCAGAAAAGGGGGTACATACTATTTTGGGAGAAAGTGGAATGAAATTATCCGGGGGTGAGAAACAGCGTATTTCAATAGCCCGAGCGTTGTTGAGAAATCCTAGATTGCTTATTTTCGACGAAGCGACTTCAGCTTTGGATTCTCTGACAGAGGACGATATTACCAATACGATCCGTGATGTTTCGATGAATAAAGATCGTATTACTGTTTTGATCGCACACAGGCTTTCAACAATTATGCATGCGGATGTGATTTACGTGCTGGAGAGGGGGAAAATTTCTGAAGCTGGCTCACATGATGAATTATTAGATCAAAAAGGACTGTATTATGCTATGTGGCGCCAACAGGTGGGTGAACGGCGATACTGA